ACGTGCACGCGGCGCAGAGGATGCACTTGGTGGTGTCGTCGAACCGCTCACGGTCCTCGGCGGACTGGAGGCGTTCCCGGGTGGGTTCGTGGCCCTTGTTGATGAGGAACGGCATGACCTCGCGGTAGGACTGGAAGAACGGCTCCATGTCCACGATGAGGTCCTTCTCCACCGGCAGGCCCTTGATGGGTTCAACCGTGATGGGCTTGGAGGTGTCCAGGTCCTTCAGCAGGGTCTTGCAGGCGAGTCGGTTGCGGCCGTTGATGCGCATGGCGTCGGAGCCGCACACGCCGTGGGCGCAGGAGCGGCGGAAGGACAGGCTGCCGTCCGTCTCCCACTTGACCTTGTGCAGGGCATCCAGGACGCGGTCCGTGCCGTACATGGTGAGGTGGAAGTCGTCCCAGGTGGCCTCCTCGGAGACCTCCGGGTTGTACCGGCGGACGCGCATGTGCACATCGAACGTGGGGATTTCGCCGCCACCGCCGACGCCGGCAGGCAGTTCAATCTTTGAGGCTGGCTCAGCGGTTTCAGCGGTCATCTTAATACTTCCTCACCATCGGCTCGTAGCGGGTAAAGACGACAGGCTTTGTGGCCAGGCGGATGCCGGCGATTGCTTCCGCCGATCCGTCCGCCGGGGCGTGGTCGTCCTTGTACGCCATGGAGTGCTTCATGAATTTCTCGTCGTTGCGTTCCGGGAAGTCTTCGCGGAAGTGTCCGCCGCGGGATTCCTCACGGTGCAGGGCGGCCACGGTCATCACCTTGGCCAGTTCCAGCAGGAAGCCGAGCTCAACGGCCTCAAGGAGGTCAAGGTTAAAGCGCTTGCCCTTGTCCTGGACGTTGATGCGCTTGTAGCGCTCCTCGAAGGAGGCGATATCGCGCAGCACCTGGTTCAGCGTTTCCGCCGTGCGGAACACCTGCATGTTGGCGTCCATGGTGTCCTGCAGTTCCTTGCGGATCTGGGCCACCTTTTCCTCGCCGATGCCGTTGCGGGCAATGTCCAGCAGTTCGGTGGTGTAGGCCACCGGGTTCTCCGGCAGTTCCACGAAGTCGGCGGTTTTCGCGTACTCGGCGGCGGCGATGCCTGCGCGCTTGCCGAAGACGTTGATGTCGAGCAGCGAGTTGGTGCCCAGGCGGTTGGAGCCGTGCACGGAAACGCAGGCGACTTCACCGGCTGCGTACAGGCCGGGGACGACGGTGTCGTTGTCCTGCAGGACCTCCGTGGTGATGTTGGTGGGGATGCCGCCCATGGCGTAGTGCGCCGTCGGGAACACGGGAACCGGCTCCGTGTAGGGCTCTACACCAAGGTAGGTCCGGGCGAACTCGGTGATGTCCGGCAACTTGGCATCGATGTGCGCGGGCTCCAAGTGGGTCAGGTCCAGGAGCACATAGTCCTTGTTCGGGCCGCAGCCGCGGCCTTCACGGACCTCGTTGGCCATGGAACGGGCCACGATGTCACGGGGCGCAAGGTCCTTGATGGTGGGGGCGTAGCGCTCCATGAAGCGTTCACCCTCGGAGTTGCGGAGGATGGCGCCTTCACCACGGGCGGCCTCGGACAGGAGGATGCCCAGGCCGGCGAGGCCGGTCGGGTGGAACTGGAAGAACTCCA
The window above is part of the Pseudarthrobacter sp. NS4 genome. Proteins encoded here:
- a CDS encoding succinate dehydrogenase iron-sulfur subunit — translated: MTAETAEPASKIELPAGVGGGGEIPTFDVHMRVRRYNPEVSEEATWDDFHLTMYGTDRVLDALHKVKWETDGSLSFRRSCAHGVCGSDAMRINGRNRLACKTLLKDLDTSKPITVEPIKGLPVEKDLIVDMEPFFQSYREVMPFLINKGHEPTRERLQSAEDRERFDDTTKCILCAACTSSCPVFWTDGQYFGPAAIVNAHRFIFDSRDDAGDMRLEILNDKEGVWRCRTTFNCSEACPRGIQVTQAIAEVKQAILSRKI
- the sdhA gene encoding succinate dehydrogenase flavoprotein subunit; this translates as MQVHKYDVVIVGAGGAGMRAAIESGQRARTAVLTKLYPTRSHTGAAQGGMCAALANVEEDNWEWHTFDTVKGGDYLVDQDAAEVMAKEAIDAVLDLEKMGLPFNRTPEGRIDQRRFGGHTRDHGKAPVRRACYAADRTGHMILQTLYQNCVKHNVEFYNEYYVLDLLTVEEDAVRGDGTPYKQKRVAGVVSYDLASGELHVFQAKSVVFASGGAGKVFKTTSNAHTLTGDGMGIAFRRGIPLEDMEFFQFHPTGLAGLGILLSEAARGEGAILRNSEGERFMERYAPTIKDLAPRDIVARSMANEVREGRGCGPNKDYVLLDLTHLEPAHIDAKLPDITEFARTYLGVEPYTEPVPVFPTAHYAMGGIPTNITTEVLQDNDTVVPGLYAAGEVACVSVHGSNRLGTNSLLDINVFGKRAGIAAAEYAKTADFVELPENPVAYTTELLDIARNGIGEEKVAQIRKELQDTMDANMQVFRTAETLNQVLRDIASFEERYKRINVQDKGKRFNLDLLEAVELGFLLELAKVMTVAALHREESRGGHFREDFPERNDEKFMKHSMAYKDDHAPADGSAEAIAGIRLATKPVVFTRYEPMVRKY